In Solobacterium moorei, a single genomic region encodes these proteins:
- a CDS encoding ABC transporter substrate-binding protein — translation MKKFFLLLAASAMLIGCTNKPASTSTTTETTNSGGKSKVMLYSSLKEQQLEALKEGFEAAHPEYSLDYYAAGTSKVATKIATEKQSGQIATDLVWIGDPSNYVTFKEQGILEAYESPEAANIDEKFKDPEHFYTGARLVVMGLTTNTNTVPENEVPKTWKDLLKDDFKGQIVMTDPGESGTTFYLVASLMNNPEYGVEFFEKLKEHGAELESGTTSTHTKVAAAAYKVAIGVDYVTQSLADKGSTIRFTYPEKDLIAVSSPIALLKDSPNPEGGKALYDFILSKEGQEILAKNDTMPIRGDVKKEGTLSLDEIITRAMVADDKAIAEQSAEILEKFDKIFK, via the coding sequence ATGAAAAAATTTTTCTTACTACTTGCGGCATCCGCAATGTTAATTGGATGCACAAATAAACCTGCATCAACTTCCACAACAACTGAAACTACAAACTCAGGTGGAAAGTCAAAGGTTATGTTGTACTCCTCATTAAAGGAACAACAATTAGAAGCGTTAAAAGAGGGATTTGAAGCTGCTCATCCAGAGTATTCTTTAGACTATTACGCAGCTGGCACATCTAAGGTTGCGACTAAGATCGCTACAGAAAAGCAATCTGGTCAAATCGCAACTGACTTAGTATGGATCGGTGACCCATCCAACTATGTAACATTCAAGGAACAGGGAATCTTAGAGGCTTATGAATCACCAGAAGCTGCTAATATTGATGAAAAGTTCAAGGATCCAGAACACTTCTACACGGGAGCACGCCTTGTAGTTATGGGCTTAACAACAAATACAAACACAGTCCCAGAAAATGAAGTTCCAAAGACTTGGAAAGACTTATTAAAGGATGATTTCAAGGGTCAGATCGTTATGACAGACCCAGGTGAATCTGGAACAACATTCTACTTAGTAGCTAGCTTGATGAACAACCCAGAATATGGTGTTGAATTCTTCGAAAAGCTAAAGGAACATGGTGCTGAATTAGAATCAGGTACAACTTCTACACATACAAAGGTTGCAGCAGCTGCATATAAGGTTGCAATTGGTGTTGACTACGTTACGCAATCTCTAGCAGATAAGGGTTCTACAATTCGTTTCACATATCCGGAGAAGGATCTAATCGCTGTATCCAGTCCTATCGCATTACTCAAAGACTCACCAAACCCAGAGGGTGGTAAAGCCTTATATGACTTCATCCTTTCTAAAGAGGGACAAGAAATTCTTGCGAAGAATGACACAATGCCAATCCGTGGAGATGTTAAGAAGGAAGGCACACTATCATTAGATGAGATTATTACACGTGCAATGGTTGCGGACGATAAGGCAATCGCTGAACAGAGTGCAGAAATCTTAGAGAAGTTTGACAAGATTTTCAAATAA
- a CDS encoding ABC transporter ATP-binding protein — MAKVQFNDVSFSYGDKKIIQNLSLEVNDGEIMGVIGPSGCGKTTLIRLLCGFINPETGSIFIGETCVFDAKKRINIPPERRNIGVVFQDYAVWPHLTVLENVKYPLKKKRMDKKQMQEIAMNALKQVQMETYANHLPSQLSGGQQQRVAIARALVSSKELIVLDEPITNLDLKLRQEMLKEIREIQATVGTTIVYISHDQEASLELCDRLAIMDQQGNIRQLGNDYDIVMKPKDRYIFEFVGISNFVDVVAKEDGVYINTQNGLVKLDDKSVLEHPTKAYQLAFRPMDAVFDSESPIKGKVVTETFLGNITNYFIQLGDKQIRLQQSALDVMKYGKAKEGQEVGLKFVRKFYYEKEEA; from the coding sequence ATGGCAAAAGTACAATTTAACGATGTATCTTTTAGCTATGGAGACAAAAAGATTATCCAAAACCTATCATTAGAAGTAAATGATGGCGAAATTATGGGTGTAATTGGACCCTCAGGGTGCGGTAAAACTACATTGATTAGACTTCTTTGTGGTTTTATCAATCCTGAAACAGGGTCCATTTTTATTGGAGAAACTTGTGTCTTCGACGCTAAAAAGAGAATTAATATCCCACCAGAAAGAAGAAATATTGGTGTTGTATTCCAAGACTATGCGGTATGGCCACATTTAACAGTATTGGAAAATGTTAAGTATCCATTAAAAAAGAAGAGAATGGATAAGAAACAAATGCAGGAAATCGCAATGAATGCGCTCAAGCAGGTACAGATGGAAACTTATGCAAACCACTTACCTTCCCAGTTGTCCGGTGGACAGCAGCAGCGTGTTGCGATTGCTAGAGCACTTGTATCATCAAAAGAATTAATCGTTTTAGACGAGCCTATCACAAACTTAGACTTGAAATTACGGCAAGAAATGTTGAAGGAGATTCGTGAGATTCAAGCAACAGTTGGTACAACAATCGTTTATATCTCACATGACCAGGAAGCTTCATTAGAGTTGTGTGATCGCCTTGCGATTATGGACCAACAAGGTAACATCCGTCAGTTAGGTAATGACTACGATATCGTTATGAAGCCAAAGGATCGCTATATCTTTGAATTCGTAGGTATTTCTAACTTCGTAGATGTTGTTGCGAAGGAAGATGGCGTGTATATCAACACACAGAATGGTCTAGTAAAGCTGGATGATAAGTCTGTTCTTGAACATCCAACAAAGGCATATCAATTAGCATTTAGACCAATGGATGCGGTATTTGATAGCGAAAGTCCTATTAAGGGTAAGGTCGTTACAGAAACTTTCCTAGGAAATATTACAAACTACTTTATTCAATTAGGTGATAAACAAATCCGTCTTCAACAATCTGCTTTAGATGTAATGAAGTACGGCAAGGCAAAGGAAGGCCAAGAAGTTGGCTTAAAGTTTGTTCGTAAGTTCTATTATGAAAAGGAGGAGGCATAA